Proteins found in one Homalodisca vitripennis isolate AUS2020 chromosome 4, UT_GWSS_2.1, whole genome shotgun sequence genomic segment:
- the LOC124359682 gene encoding uncharacterized protein LOC124359682 yields MGTCFGQLKSISRRRKRLYKLEHSHYNKNEDKVELHFLVEEEEIHAQETANNEPCRSKKICHRICSFLKPNCYKHIRGGHRMLEVETESRCESPSPSHSSVANIATDAEDVHLVTLDVRTLRSVQSAWRYVSLTPPSSIDLEWESDGIVGNAAPLCQPRLQSTTEECSTASVLEDSPAESLEWDSCEGALDTDTEQLLCEIERLTARALRETGGDWANR; encoded by the exons ATGGGAACATGCTTTGGACAGCTGAAAAGTATATCAAGAAGACGTAAAAG aCTCTACAAGCTTGAACATTCccattacaataaaaatgaagaCAAAGTTGAG CTTCACTTCTTGGTGGAAGAAGAAGAAATTCATGCTCAG gaAACTGCTAACAATGAACCATGTAGATCGAAGAAAATTTGTCATAG GATTTGCTCATTCCTCAAACCTAACTGCTACAAG CATATTCGCGGTGGCCATCGCATGCTAGAGGTGGAGACAGAGAGCAGGTGTGAATCACCGAGCCCCAGCCATAGCAGTGTGGCCAACATTGCTACTGATGCGGAGGATGTACATTTGGTAACCTTGGATGTGAGGACACTCCGTAGTGTACAGTCTGCTTGGCGGTACGTCAGTCTCACACCACCCAGCTCGATAGATTTAGAGTGGGAGAGTGATG GTATCGTGGGTAATGCTGCACCGTTGTGTCAGCCACGCCTGCAGAGCACGACAGAAGAGTGCTCCACTGCTTCGGTGTTGGAGGACAGCCCTGCAGAGTCACTAGAGTGGGACTCGTGCGAGGGTGCATTGGATACTGACACTGAGCAGCTGCTCTGCGAGATCGAGCGACTGACCGCTCGTGCGCTTCGGGAGACTGGGGGCGACTGGGCCAACAGATAG